A portion of the Penaeus monodon isolate SGIC_2016 chromosome 28, NSTDA_Pmon_1, whole genome shotgun sequence genome contains these proteins:
- the LOC119591211 gene encoding titin-like, which produces MNDLDTNLSVHSGPIASRQHKHPITQVDNLRFHKEGTQRNQNDICYMNENEISYGNLYKHIFGSKIGLRLNFVIDNTGYYACATSPHIIGLYQLELWELYMDSDTSLGCIIQRKLVSSEETAWGHGIDLIVRYTRLPPTTLTTDHNTETNKQSELLETLIVDSNMKWSPFKVGLMGHIYLLIVSFDQRTCSSSQPENPSSYKARDSNSFPSQKSLFSTTKQVPSHSKLFPLPQESVLSNNFVPFTARYPLPLTQPNPIPLLKPRTISFTPETHSFPEPRTHSPTQAEIPSLPQPNPNPFKPGIISFTARTVPLPQPKNSFLFQARNSFPFPKSQRTSFLPPHSREPVPLSLLKPHFSTDENPFPLPKPGNLHPLPQPKNVVPLPQQENLVPLPQPENHIPLPQPESPIPLPHPETLVILHQQETLVPILQPEIPILLPQLENLVPLPQPENLVPFPQPENLVPLPQTETPNPLPKLENLISLSQPENIVSLSQLETPIPLPQPENPIPLPKPGNLHSLPQPENIEPPPQQGNLVPLPQPENLVPPPQPENILLPQAETLILPPQPENIVVLPHTEANIPHPQKESLLPLPQPENFLLLPIPDNFVPLPKPENLIPISQPETPIPLLQPENLSLLPQPENLVPLSQPENLLPLPQTEFPIPLPQPENLVPLPKTETPNPLPKPENLITLPQPENHIPLPQLETPFLFPHPENLPENLIPLPQLQNPVPPPEPETSFLFNCQKALFFLHTKNPVPLPQPENFLPLPQPENFPEKPRSFFHPKGTSFLSTARGPGFLFPPGTSFPSTARGPRSPFHSQGPRNPIPLSQPKNLIPLLQQENLIPLPQLENLITLPQLETTTDPLSHPQYLTHLSQPVNLIPLPQPGNLVLLPQIGNHNPLPKPENLNSFWPSGKNPIPPFFKKDISSKTPIPHPRPENHIPLPQLENFIPIPQSENFIPFPRPKTLILLLPSENLPQLKNLIPFPQSANLILLSHPVDLIPLPQSENPVPLPQPENFSPLTKPENFITLTQPETPISLTQPEKLIPLPQPENVVPLLQPDTSVHRPQPENFIPLPKPENLIPLPWPENPIPRSQPENLIPLSQPEKLVLIPKPENPVPLLQPDTLVHFPQQENVVPPPQPENFIPLPQSKNFIPLPWPENLIPLSQPETLILIPKPENPDPLSQHENLIFLTQPETPITLPQQDNLIHLLQRENVISLSQPSNLIPLLQSDTSVPLPQLENLVPHSLFDNLIPLMQYKNFNPLQKPENLPQPENLILLPQTPETLTPLSQPKNLPQLKNLVPFPQSANLIFLPHPADLIPLPQSENPVILPQPENIPLTQPETPIILPQQGNLIPLLQPVNYVNLSQSENLILLPQSEIFISLPQSDNLILLPQPEKLVPFPIPEKINLLPQPNTITPLPQPENHIPLLQPENSIPLTKPDNLIPLPQLENLISLPHPENFILIQQPDNLISLPKPETIIPLPQLEIFIPLQQAKTHIPFPQLENLIPLTLLENSIPLPQQENLILLTHPETSILFPQQKNLIPLPQAENFITLPQPVTLNPLPQHENLIPLPHSENVVTLAQPENFIPLQQPDILIPLPQPENLPRPKNLIPHPQPENLIPLSQQENLPKLKNLIPLPQAEKPILLPQLENFVFLPQAENPILLPRPKSLVRLPQPENLVPIPQSENLIPLPQPENFIPLSQPDNLPQLKNPIPFSQPPNLIPLPQSENLLPLPQPENTVPLSQPENVIPRPQPEAPITLIPLTQQENHIPFPQQENLLVLPQPENLVPPSQPKKLTPLPQPAKIIALLQQENSIPLQHPAKLIPLPQPENPVPFPQPMNLIPLPQPESLVPLSQPTIPLLRLQTDIPIPPLQTENLGPLPQPDNLFLLPQTAVLIPLPQPENLMHLPQLENLVPLPQPENPTPVSQPENLIPLLQSDALIPFQQPETPIPLPQEDNLISLPQPEMPIPLPKPENLIPLQQQVSHIPLPQLENHISLPEPDNLVPLPQPENFIPLTQPKTLIHLSHPENPENLILLTQPETPILVAQQENLIPLLQPEMLIPLPQQKKLIPHPDNIVPFSQFENLLPLLQPGTPIPLQTGDSHSSSAPKYPIPLPQPDNLIHLPQSKTQISLPRPGNYIPLSQPDNLVPFLQPENLILLTQPETSILFSHPENLIPLPQPENFILNQQHKTLNTFSTKNLIPFPHPDTPIPLPQLEKITTFPQPENFIPLHARNLILF; this is translated from the exons CCTGAGTGTCCATTCCGGACCTATTGCAAGTCGACAGCATAAACACCCCATTACACAAGTGGATAATTTAAGATTCCATAAGGAAGGCACTCAGAGAAATCAG AATGATATATGTTACATGAACGAAAACGAAATCTCTTATGGAAATCTTTACAAACACATTTTTGGGTCAAAAATTGGTTTGAGACTAAATTTTGTCATCGAT AATACTGGTTACTACGCATGTGCTACCAGTCCACACATCATAGGATTGTACCAGTTGGAACTGTGGGAACTGTACATGGATTCTGATACTTCACTTGGATG TATAATCCAGAGAAAGTTAGTTTCCTCGGAGGAAACAGCTTGGGGGCACGGTATAGATTTAATTGTGCG ATACACCAGACTTCCTCCCACAACCTTAACGACAGACCACAACACAGAGACTAATAAA CAAAGTGAGTTACTGGAAACGTTGATAGTCGATAGCAATATGAAATGGAGTCCTTTCAAAGTAGGTCTCATGGggcatatttatttacttattgtgtcCTTTGA CCAGAGAACCTGTTCCTCTTCACAGCCAGAAAACCCTTCCTCTTACAAAGCCAGAGACTCTAATTCTTTTCCCAGCCAGAAATCGTTGTTTTCCACTACAAAGCAAGTACCCTCCCACAGcaaactttttcctcttccccaggAATCTGTACTCTCCAACAACTTCGTTCCCTTCACTGCCAGATACCCCCTTCCTCTTACACAGCCAAATCCCATTCCTCTACTGAAACCCAGAACCATTTCTTTCACACCAGAGACCCATTCCTTTCCAGAGCCGAGAACTCATTCCCCAACACAGGCAGAAATCCCATCCCTTCCACAACCAAACCCCAATCCTTTCAAGCCAGGGATCATTTCCTTCACAGCAAGAACCGTTCCTCTTCCACAGCCAAAAAACTCCTTTCTCTTCCAAGCCAGaaactcttttccttttcccaaaagccAGAGAacctcatttctccccccccacaGCAGAGAACCCGTTCCTCTTTCACTGTTGAAACCCCATTTCTCCACAGACGAgaatccctttcctcttccaaagCCAGGAAACCTTCATCCTCTTCCACAGCCCAAGAACGTTGTTCCTCTTCCACAACAAGAGAATTTGGTTCCTCTTCCACAGCCAGAGAACCATATTCCTCTTCCACAGCCAGAGagccccattcctcttcctcatcctgaGACCCTTGTTATTCTTCATCAGCAAGAAACCCTCGTTCCCATTTTACAGCCAGAGATTCCCATTCTTCTCCCACAGCTAGAGAACCTCGTTCCTCTTCCACAGCCAGAAAACCTCGTTCCCTTTCCACAGCCAGAGAATCTCGTTCCTCTTCCACAGACAGAAACCCCCAATCCTCTTCCAAAGCTAGAGAATCTAATTTCTCTTTCACAGCCAGAGAACATCGTTTCTCTTTCACAGTTAGAAactcccattcctcttccacaGCCAGAGAATCCCATTCCACTTCCAAAGCCAGGAAACCTCCATTCTCTTCCACAGCCTGAGAACATCGAACCTCCTCCACAACAAGGAAATTTGGTTCCTCTTCCACAGCCAGAGAACCTTGTTCCCCCTCCACAGCCAGAGAACATTCTTCTTCCACAAGCAGAAACCCTCATTCTTCCTCCACAGCCAGAGAACATCGTTGTTCTTCCACATACAGAGGCCAATATCCCTCATCCACAGAAAGAgagcctccttcctcttccacagccagagaattttcttcttcttccaatccCAGACAACTTCGTTCCTCTTCCAAAGCCAGAGAACCTCATTCCTATTTCACAGCCAGAGACTCCCATTCCTCTTCTACAGCCAGAGAACCTCAGTCTCCTTCCACAGCCAGAGAACCTCGTTCCCCTTTCACAGCCAGAaaacctccttcctcttccacagACAgaattccccattccccttccacaACCAGAGAACCTCGTTCCTCTTCCAAAGACAGAAACCCCCAATCCTCTTCCAAAGCCAGAAAATCTAATTACTCTTCCACAGCCAGAGAACCATATTCCTCTTCCACAGCTAGAGACCCCATTCCTCTTCCCACATCCTGAGAACCTT CCAGAGAATCTTATTCCTCTCCCACAGCTGCAGAACCCTGTTCCTCCTCCAGAACCAGAAACCTCCTTCCTCTTCAATTGCCAGAAAGCTTTATTCTTCCTCCACACCAAGAACCCTGTTCCTCTTCCACAGCCAGAaaacttccttcctcttccacagcCAGAGAATTTT CCAGAAAAACCTCGTTCCTTTTTCCACCCCAAAGGGACCTCGTTCCTTTCCACAGCTAGAGGACCTGGGTTCCTTTTCCCACCAGGGACCTCTTTCCCTTCCACAGCCAGAGGACCTCGTTCCCCCTTCCACAGCCAGGGACCTC GCAACCCCATCCCTCTTTCACAGCCAAAGAACCTCATTCCTCTTCTACAGCAAGAGAACCTTATTCCTCTTCCACAGTTAGAGAACTTGATTACTCTTCCACAACTAGAGACTACTACTGATCCTCTTTCACATCCAC AGTATCTCACTCATCTTTCACAGCCTGTGAACCTCATTCCTCTTCCACAGCCAGGGAACCTTGTTCTTCTTCCACAGATAGGGAACCATAATCCTCTTCCAAAACCCGAGAACCTAAATTCCTTTTGGCCAAGCGGAAAAaatcccattcccccttttttcaaaaaag ACATCTcg TCAAAGACCCCAATTCCTCATCCACGGCCTGAGAACCATATTCCTCTTCCTCAACTAGAGAACTTCATTCCTATTCCACAATCAGAGAATTTCATTCCTTTCCCACGGCCTAAGACCCTCATTCTTCTGTTACCATCAGAGAATCTTCCACAGCTAAAGAACCTCATTCCTTTTCCACAGTCTGCAAACCTTATTCTTCTTTCACACCCTGTTGACCTCATTCCTCTTCCACAGTCAGAGAACCCCGTTCCTCTTCCACAACCCGAGAATTTCAGTCCTCTAACAAAGCCAGAGAACTTCATTACTCTTACACAGCCAGAGACTCCTATTTCTCTTACACAGCCAGAGAAACTAATTCCCCTTCCCCAGCCAGAAAACGTTGTTCCTCTTCTACAGCCAGATACCTCAGTTCATCGTCCACAGCCTGAGAACTTCATTCCTCTTCCAAAGCCAGAGAACCTCATTCCTCTCCCATGGCCTGAAAACCCCATTCCTCGTTCACAGCCAGAGAACCTCATTCCTCTTTCACAGCCAGAGAAACTCGTTCTTATTCCAAAGCCAGAGAACCCTGTCCCTCTTCTACAGCCAGACACCTTAGTTCATTTTCCACAGCAAGAGAACGTCGTTCCTCCTCCACAGCCTGAGAACTTCATTCCTCTTCCACAGTCAAAGAATTTTATTCCTCTCCCATGGCCCGAGAACCTCATCCCTCTTTCGCAGCCAGAGACCCTCATTCTTATTCCAAAGCCAGAGAACCCTGACCCTCTTTCACAACACGAGAACCTCATTTTTCTAACACAGCCAGAGACCCCCATTACTCTTCCACAGCAAGATAACCTTATTCATCTTCTGCAGCGAGAGAACGTCATTTCTCTTTCACAGCCTAGCAACCTTATTCCTCTTCTACAGTCAGATACATCAGTGCCTCTTCCACAACTGGAGAACCTCGTTCCTCATTCATTATTTGATAACCTCATCCCTCTTATGCAGTATAAGAACTTCAATCCTCTTCAAAAGCCAGAGAACCTTCCACAGCCAGAAAATCTCATTCTTCTTCCACAGACA CCTGAGACCCTCACTCCTCTTTCACAGCCAAAGAACCTTCCCCAGCTAAAGAACCTCGTTCCTTTTCCACAGTCTGCAAACCTCATTTTTCTTCCACACCCTGCAGACCTCATTCCTCTTCCACAGTCAGAGAACCCTGTTATTCTTCCACAACCTGAGAACATTCCTCTAACACAGCCAGAAACCCCTATTATTCTCCCACAACAAGGGAACCTTATCCCTCTTCTACAGCCAGTAAACTATGTTAATCTTTCACAGTCTGAGAACCTCATTCTTCTTCCACAATCTGagattttcatttcccttccacAGTCAGATAACCTTATTCTTCTTCCCCAACCAGAGAAGCTTGTTCCTTTTCCAATCCCAGAGAAAATTAATCTTCTTCCACAGCCAAATACTATCACTCCTCTTCCACAGCCAGAGAACCATATTCCTCTTTTGCAACCAGAGAACAGCATTCCTCTAACAAAGCCAGACAACCTCATTCCTCTTCCACAGCTAGAAAACCTCATTTCTCTTCCACACCCAGAGAACTTCATTCTTATTCAACAGCCAGACAACCTCATTAGTCTTCCAAAGCCAGAGACCATCATTCCCCTCCCACAACTAGAAATTTTCATTCCTCTTCAACAGGCAAAGACTCACATCCCTTTTCCACAGCTAGAGAACCTAATTCCTCTAACATTGCTAGAGAACTCCATTCCCCTTCCACAACAAGAAAACCTCATTCTTCTAACACATCCAGAAACCTCCATTCTTTTTCCACAGCAAAAGAACCTTATTCCTCTTCCACAGGCAGAGAACTTTATTACTCTTCCACAGCCAGTGACCCTCAATCCTCTTCCTCAGCATGAGAATCTTATTCCTCTCCCACACTCAGAAAATGTCGTTACTCTTGCACAGCCTGAGAACTTCATTCCTCTTCAACAGCCAGACATCCTAATTCCTCTTCCACAGCCAGAGAACCTTCCACGCCCAAAGAACCTCATTCCTCACCCACAGCCTGAGAATCTCATTCCTCTTTCACAGCAAGAGAACCTTCCAAAGCTAAAGAACCTCATTCCTCTTCCACAGGCAGAGAAGCCTATTCTTCTTCCACAGCTCGAAAACTTTGTTTTTCTTCCACAAGCAGAGAACCCTATTCTTCTTCCACGCCCAAAGAGCCTCGTTCGTCTTCCACAGCCAGAAAACCTCGTTCCTATTCCACAATCAGAGAACCTCATTCCTCTCCCACAGCCTGAGAACTTCATTCCTCTTTCACAGCCAGACAACCTTCCACAGCTAAAGAACCCCATTCCTTTCTCACAGCCTCCAAACCTCATTCCTCTTCCACAGTCAGAaaacctccttcctcttccacagcCAGAGAACACCGTTCCTCTTTCACAACCCGAGAACGTCATTCCTCGTCCACAGCCAGAGGCCCCCATTACCCTTATTCCTCTTACACAGCAAGAAAACCATATTCCTTTTCCACAGCAAGAGAACCTTCTTGTTCTTCCACAGCCAGAGAACCTTGTTCCTCCTTCACAGCCAAAGAAACTCACTCCTCTTCCACAGCCAGCCAAAATTATTGCTCTTCTACAGCAAGAGAACTCAATTCCTCTTCAACACCCTGCAAAACTCATTCCTCTTCCACAGCCAGAGaaccccgttccttttccccaacCCATGAACCTCATTCCTCTTCCACAGCCCGAGAGCCTCGTTCCTCTTTCACAACCAACAATCCCCCTTCTTCGTCTACAGACAGACATCCCAATTCCTCCTCTACAGACAGAGAACCTCGGTCCTCTTCCACAGCCAGAcaacctctttcttcttccacaGACTGCggtcctcattcctcttcctcagcCAGAGAACCTCATGCATCTTCCACAGCTAGAGAACCTTGTACCTCTTCCACAGCCGGAGAACCCCACTCCTGTTTCACAACCAGAGAACCTCATTCCTCTTCTGCAGTCAGACGCCCTGATTCCCTTTCAACAGCCAGAgacccccattccccttccacaGGAAGACAACCTTATTTCTCTTCCACAGCCAGAGATGCCTATTCCCCTTCCAAAGCCAGAGAATTTAATTCCTCTTCAGCAACAAGTTTCCCACATTCCTCTTCCACAGCTAGAGAACCATATTTCCCTTCCAGAACCAGATAACCTTGTTCCTCTTCCACAGCCAGAGAACTTCATTCCTTTAACACAGCCAAAGACCCTCATTCATCTTTCACACCCAGAAAAC CCAGAGAACCTAATTCTGCTAACACAACCAGAGACTCCCATTCTCGTTGCACAGCAGGAGAACCTTATTCCTCTTCTACAGCCAGAGATGCTTATACCTCTTCCACAGCAAAAGAAACTTATTCCACACCCAGACAACATCGTTCCTTTTTCACAGTTTGAgaacctccttcctcttctccagcCTGGTACCCCAATTCCTCTGCA AACCGGAGATTCTCATTCCTCCTCCGCACCCAAATACCCCATTCCCCTTCCACAGCCAGATAACCTCATTCATCTTCCACAATCAAAGACCCAAATTTCTCTTCCACGGCCAGGGAACTATATTCCACTTTCACAACCAGATAACCTAGTTCCTTTTCTACAACCAGAGAACCTCATACTTCTAACACAGCCAGAGACCTCCATTCTATTTTCACACCCAGAAAACCTCATTCCTCTTCCACAGCCAGAGAACTTCATTCTTAATCAACAGCATAAAACCCTAAATACTTTTTCCACCA AGAATCTCATTCCTTTTCCGCACCCAGACACCCCTATTCCCCTTCCACAGCTAGAGAAAATCACAACTTTTCCACAGCCAGAGAACTTCATTCCTCTTCACGCCAGAAACCTTATTCTTTTCTAA